In Spirochaetales bacterium, the following proteins share a genomic window:
- a CDS encoding cellulase family glycosylhydrolase: MKKKEVFTIRLRIYLVFGMILMLAGPVFAQTDPVWRVDDQGNITVDGRIFRIRGGAWTGLEGRQEPSDDPNNPNGAPMEMYIGNCWWNPSGRTYEQDITEFKQTGFNLIRLPIVPQTLDPEDPQGREPYLKNDPAVHIDNARLAMETVISLLDEAGIYVLLDLHSCSNYVGWKAGRLNDSEPFPKHCWEPDNYDYEWGNELYCDYSVAEWLDDLRELAGLGAELGVTNIMGIDIFNEPWDYSWDEWRSLIDQAYAAIDEVNPNILIFAEGIGSSNGDGDADSPHGAEETTPCWGENLYEAADNPPSMPKNRLVYCPHTFGPSVAVQRQFMDPARPECGGLEGDEAASNQCDIVIEPYLLEQGWEEHFGYLKELGYAVVIGAFGGNPDWPDKTEECIRDRWGWLPDKTVDWQWQNAFADYLISKGIQDAVYWSINPEEKLTGGVYHHAYDPVSNKGGWGTWQGMDYKKLQLLYKIWDQGGDPPPPTPVSTLTPAPGERGDVNGDNVIGIIDALLTAQYYVGLDPEGFITGNADVDCDGSISIIDALMIARYYVGLLSSFGC, encoded by the coding sequence ATGAAAAAGAAAGAAGTTTTCACAATCCGACTGCGAATATATCTCGTCTTCGGAATGATTCTGATGTTAGCGGGCCCGGTTTTTGCCCAAACCGATCCTGTGTGGCGGGTCGATGATCAGGGCAATATTACCGTAGATGGCAGGATATTCCGTATAAGGGGCGGAGCCTGGACCGGACTCGAAGGAAGGCAAGAGCCCTCCGACGATCCGAACAACCCGAACGGCGCCCCGATGGAGATGTATATAGGCAATTGCTGGTGGAATCCGAGCGGCCGCACCTACGAACAGGATATAACCGAGTTCAAGCAAACGGGCTTTAACCTGATCAGGTTGCCGATAGTCCCCCAAACCCTCGATCCCGAAGATCCGCAGGGCCGGGAACCGTACTTGAAAAACGATCCGGCTGTGCACATTGACAACGCCCGGCTGGCGATGGAGACGGTTATCTCGTTGTTGGATGAGGCCGGTATATACGTCCTTCTGGACCTCCATTCCTGCTCCAACTATGTCGGCTGGAAAGCCGGTCGTCTGAACGATTCCGAACCGTTTCCCAAACACTGCTGGGAACCGGACAATTATGACTACGAGTGGGGGAATGAATTGTACTGCGATTATAGCGTAGCGGAATGGCTGGATGACCTGCGTGAACTCGCGGGACTGGGGGCGGAACTCGGCGTCACCAACATTATGGGCATCGACATTTTCAACGAGCCCTGGGACTATAGCTGGGATGAGTGGCGGTCGTTGATCGATCAAGCCTACGCGGCTATCGATGAGGTGAATCCAAACATTCTGATCTTCGCCGAGGGAATCGGTTCTTCGAACGGGGATGGGGATGCCGATTCGCCGCATGGGGCGGAGGAGACGACCCCCTGCTGGGGCGAGAACCTTTACGAAGCGGCCGACAATCCGCCGTCAATGCCGAAGAACCGGCTGGTGTACTGTCCGCATACCTTCGGGCCGTCGGTGGCCGTGCAGAGGCAGTTCATGGACCCGGCCCGGCCGGAGTGCGGGGGCTTGGAAGGCGATGAGGCCGCTTCCAATCAATGCGACATCGTGATCGAACCGTACCTGCTCGAACAGGGCTGGGAAGAGCACTTCGGTTACCTGAAGGAATTGGGGTATGCCGTTGTCATCGGGGCCTTCGGCGGTAATCCCGATTGGCCCGACAAAACCGAGGAGTGTATACGGGACCGCTGGGGATGGCTTCCCGATAAAACGGTGGATTGGCAGTGGCAGAATGCTTTCGCAGACTATCTGATATCGAAAGGAATCCAGGATGCCGTCTACTGGTCGATCAACCCGGAAGAGAAACTTACCGGCGGCGTCTATCACCATGCCTATGACCCCGTCTCCAATAAAGGCGGCTGGGGTACCTGGCAAGGCATGGATTACAAGAAACTCCAATTGTTGTATAAAATATGGGATCAAGGCGGGGATCCCCCCCCACCCACACCGGTATCGACACTGACACCGGCCCCGGGGGAAAGAGGTGACGTAAACGGGGATAATGTGATCGGTATAATCGACGCCCTCCTGACGGCCCAATACTATGTGGGGCTTGATCCCGAAGGCTTCATTACCGGGAATGCTGACGTTGATTGCGACGGCAGTATCAGTATAATCGATGCCCTCATGATCGCCCGTTACTATGTGGGTTTACTGAGTTCTTTCGGCTGTTGA
- a CDS encoding transposase, with protein MNKTECIQKFLGFKELGSRKVQGSFDGGTITSEAGGLLLREIDRENGFIEDFAKCFYDHRNQKKIEHSLTSLLSQRIFGKSS; from the coding sequence ATGAACAAAACAGAGTGTATACAAAAGTTCCTGGGATTTAAAGAGCTTGGAAGCAGAAAAGTTCAAGGTTCATTTGATGGCGGAACGATAACCTCCGAAGCCGGAGGGCTTTTGTTACGAGAAATCGATAGAGAGAACGGATTCATAGAGGATTTTGCCAAATGTTTTTACGATCATAGGAATCAGAAGAAAATCGAGCATAGCCTTACATCATTGCTTTCGCAAAGAATATTCGGCAAATCGAGTTGA
- a CDS encoding transposase codes for MEENIGEPTRYKKILYEEEAIDNYCIEKFIESKQGEKPQKIILDVDATDDPLHGEQQGRFFHGYHDCYCYLPLYIFCGDDLLCAKLKTVNLDPGNEATGDIRRVVNKLVSWSRRRPKPASRC; via the coding sequence ATGGAGGAGAATATTGGTGAACCGACACGATACAAGAAGATTCTCTATGAAGAAGAAGCGATCGACAATTATTGCATAGAGAAGTTTATAGAAAGCAAACAAGGCGAAAAGCCGCAAAAGATAATACTCGATGTCGATGCGACAGACGATCCGTTGCACGGGGAGCAGCAGGGAAGATTTTTTCACGGCTACCATGATTGTTACTGTTATCTGCCGCTGTATATATTTTGTGGTGATGATCTGTTGTGTGCGAAACTGAAAACAGTAAATCTCGATCCCGGTAATGAAGCGACAGGTGACATCCGGCGTGTGGTGAATAAACTGGTAAGCTGGAGCAGACGACGGCCGAAGCCGGCAAGCCGCTGTTGA